One window of the Candidatus Stoquefichus sp. SB1 genome contains the following:
- a CDS encoding MurR/RpiR family transcriptional regulator: MNLFEQRDLFTDVEWEVVQYIKDNIYKITLMNIGELAKATYTSNATILRTCRKLECDGFKEFKQRLIKEIESQKHMKQTVDFTIPFYSSETVLEIINNISNLYKESIDIINSSIDLNVMEQIVKTIYSAKRMFIYSIGDSKITAKSFINKLIKINYYAISATDNHEETSISASVNSQDCALFISYSGETVDYSNCFSILKRSGCKIITITANEKSIIAQKSDLCILLPNKENDNKIATFYSQLAFQYVLNIIYSLLYAKLKKAHKV; encoded by the coding sequence ATGAATTTATTTGAGCAAAGAGATCTATTTACTGATGTAGAATGGGAAGTAGTTCAGTATATCAAGGATAATATATATAAAATAACATTAATGAATATTGGTGAACTTGCAAAGGCAACCTATACTTCTAATGCAACGATTTTAAGAACTTGTCGTAAGCTGGAATGTGATGGTTTTAAAGAATTCAAGCAACGTTTAATCAAAGAAATAGAGTCACAAAAACATATGAAACAGACAGTTGATTTTACCATTCCGTTTTATTCTTCAGAAACTGTTTTAGAAATTATTAATAATATATCTAATCTTTATAAAGAAAGTATTGATATTATTAATTCAAGTATTGATCTAAACGTGATGGAACAAATTGTAAAAACCATTTATTCAGCCAAAAGAATGTTTATCTACTCTATTGGTGATTCTAAAATAACAGCAAAGAGTTTTATTAATAAGTTAATCAAGATTAATTATTATGCTATTTCTGCTACTGATAATCATGAAGAAACATCAATCAGTGCAAGTGTCAATTCACAGGATTGTGCTTTATTTATTAGCTATAGTGGTGAAACAGTTGATTATTCAAATTGCTTCTCTATCTTAAAAAGAAGTGGCTGTAAAATTATCACAATCACAGCAAATGAAAAGAGTATCATTGCTCAAAAAAGTGACCTTTGTATTTTATTACCTAATAAAGAAAATGATAATAAAATTGCTACGTTTTATTCCCAATTGGCCTTTCAATATGTCTTAAATATCATCTATTCTTTGTTATATGCCAAATTAAAAAAAGCCCATAAAGTCTGA
- a CDS encoding heme-binding protein → MEESLYSFENFSHEQALILGVKAQQIVKEENLKAVGIRIVYKDLLVFQYLMDGKKEDNWLKRKAKTVLDSGHSSYYVYCHQEDYQTWMDDESYAICGGGYPIIENGQCVGAICISGLKHGDDHELIVRILKEMEDAR, encoded by the coding sequence ATGGAAGAAAGTCTATATTCATTTGAAAATTTTAGTCATGAGCAAGCATTGATTCTTGGTGTAAAAGCTCAACAAATTGTCAAAGAGGAAAACTTAAAAGCTGTTGGTATAAGAATTGTTTATAAAGATTTGCTGGTTTTCCAATATTTGATGGATGGTAAAAAGGAGGATAATTGGTTAAAGCGAAAAGCAAAAACAGTATTGGATAGTGGCCATAGTTCTTATTATGTTTACTGTCATCAGGAAGATTATCAAACTTGGATGGATGATGAAAGTTATGCTATTTGTGGAGGAGGATATCCCATTATCGAAAATGGACAGTGTGTGGGTGCTATCTGTATTTCGGGATTAAAGCATGGGGATGATCATGAGTTAATTGTAAGAATATTAAAGGAAATGGAGGACGCAAGATGA
- a CDS encoding Gfo/Idh/MocA family protein — translation MKLGILGTGMIVKDLLTTIHEFHFEKMAILGTSQTQKETENLAKEYQIDRVFYDYEELLNSDIDTIYVALPNHLHFAFAKKALLYNKHVIIEKPITSHALELEELMDIAAQHHVMIFEAMNIHYLPAFQSLKENIHKVGNIKIVNFNYSQYSSRYGAFLEGHILPAFDYHKSGGALMDLNVYNLNAIMGLFGDPQDNRYFANVEKGIDTSGMMVLDYGKFKAVSIGAKDCKAPVISTIQGDQGVIVIEKPVNQMIAYKFIDNQGQETLYEDNTNKHRLYYEFKEFIRMIEENDTVKQQEMLNLSLQISKVMEKGRKQEGVVFDNDRS, via the coding sequence ATGAAATTAGGAATTTTAGGGACAGGCATGATTGTTAAAGATTTATTAACAACAATCCATGAATTTCACTTTGAAAAAATGGCAATTTTAGGGACTAGTCAAACACAAAAAGAAACTGAAAATCTTGCTAAAGAGTATCAGATTGATCGTGTTTTCTATGATTATGAAGAATTATTAAATAGTGATATTGATACAATCTATGTGGCTTTACCTAATCATTTACATTTTGCATTTGCGAAAAAGGCACTCCTTTATAATAAGCATGTGATTATTGAAAAACCAATCACATCACATGCCTTGGAGTTAGAAGAGTTGATGGATATTGCTGCTCAACATCATGTGATGATATTTGAAGCAATGAATATTCATTATCTTCCAGCATTTCAATCATTAAAAGAAAATATTCATAAAGTGGGAAATATCAAGATTGTTAATTTTAATTATAGTCAATATTCATCTCGTTATGGTGCATTTTTAGAGGGGCATATTTTACCAGCCTTTGATTATCATAAATCTGGTGGTGCTCTGATGGATTTAAATGTTTATAATCTCAATGCTATTATGGGATTGTTTGGCGATCCTCAAGATAATCGCTATTTTGCAAATGTTGAAAAAGGGATTGATACCAGTGGAATGATGGTTTTAGATTATGGAAAATTCAAAGCTGTTTCAATTGGTGCTAAAGATTGTAAAGCTCCAGTCATTTCGACAATTCAAGGTGATCAGGGTGTGATTGTTATTGAAAAACCTGTGAATCAGATGATTGCATATAAGTTTATTGATAATCAGGGGCAAGAGACTTTATATGAGGATAATACGAATAAACATCGTTTGTATTATGAGTTTAAAGAATTTATTAGAATGATTGAAGAAAATGATACGGTAAAACAACAAGAGATGTTGAATTTAAGTTTACAAATATCAAAAGTTATGGAAAAAGGAAGAAAACAGGAAGGAGTTGTTTTTGATAATGATAGATCATAA
- a CDS encoding Gfo/Idh/MocA family oxidoreductase, with protein MIDHKLVIGYIGNGKSANRYHLPFVMQRKDKFIVKTIFDIQVRHDVWDEIEGVHYTENVDDILNDPEIDMVVICTTHHLHYEYAKKVLNAHKHCLVEKPFMETSEQAKEIFALADQFGLYCSAYQNRRYDSDFLTVQKVIESGKLGDLLEIEMHYDYYRPEVPESIDYFDPAFSYLYGHGCHTLDQVISYFGKPDDVHYDVRQLLGTGRMNDYFDIDMYYGTLKISVKSSYFRVKERPSFVVYGKKGMFVKQTKDRQEEHLKLFHMPTNDDFGLDTPDHFGVLTYYDEQNVYHEEKIPTIKGDYARVYDGIYDCIVHGKEQVIKHEQTLLQIEMLETGVGGLK; from the coding sequence ATGATAGATCATAAATTAGTGATTGGATATATTGGTAATGGGAAAAGTGCAAATCGCTATCATTTACCATTTGTTATGCAAAGAAAAGATAAGTTTATTGTGAAGACTATTTTTGATATTCAGGTTAGACATGATGTGTGGGATGAGATTGAAGGCGTTCACTACACTGAAAATGTTGATGATATTTTAAATGATCCTGAAATTGATATGGTTGTTATTTGTACGACACATCATTTACATTATGAGTATGCTAAAAAGGTATTAAATGCTCATAAACATTGTTTAGTAGAGAAACCATTTATGGAAACAAGTGAACAGGCAAAAGAAATCTTTGCTTTAGCTGATCAATTTGGCTTATATTGTTCCGCATATCAAAATAGAAGATATGATAGTGATTTCTTGACTGTTCAAAAAGTGATTGAATCTGGGAAACTAGGAGATCTATTAGAAATAGAAATGCATTATGATTATTATCGTCCTGAAGTCCCTGAAAGTATTGATTATTTTGATCCCGCATTTTCATATTTATATGGACATGGCTGTCATACATTAGATCAAGTCATTAGTTATTTTGGAAAACCAGATGATGTTCATTATGATGTTCGTCAATTATTAGGAACAGGAAGAATGAATGATTATTTTGATATTGATATGTATTATGGAACATTAAAAATATCAGTGAAATCAAGTTATTTTAGAGTGAAAGAACGTCCAAGCTTTGTTGTTTATGGAAAGAAAGGGATGTTTGTCAAACAAACTAAAGATAGACAAGAAGAACATTTAAAGCTTTTCCATATGCCAACAAATGATGATTTTGGCTTAGATACACCTGATCATTTTGGTGTCTTAACATATTATGATGAACAAAATGTCTATCATGAAGAAAAGATTCCAACGATCAAAGGTGATTATGCAAGAGTCTATGATGGGATTTATGACTGTATTGTTCATGGAAAAGAACAAGTCATTAAACATGAACAAACTTTATTACAAATAGAAATGTTAGAAACAGGCGTAGGAGGATTAAAATAA
- a CDS encoding PTS sugar transporter subunit IIC, with translation MEKMQNLLSRIGEWSSRNRYLVAIKNAFEIYMPLIIIGAIAVLWTNVIVNDQTGLGAIWQPIMNLSFLNPAFNAINFCTMGIIALGITFLVGNELSKSYQLSSSFCGFLAVVAWVSMLNTSTSMINLQNETITISGLFSSVLGTDGLFTGMVVAILTIELFRLFYKVDWLKIKLPEQVPEGVSRSFEYLLPAFIVLIITSLLSLLIQKTTGVYINELIFNLIQKPLTYVGGSLPGILCLTLISGLFWTVGLHGDNMIAGVIQPITLTLMLENTNAVEAGKAATNIVNWSFYRTFLATGGTGMIIGLTLAIFLVSKRADNRAIAKVAIIPNLFNIGEINMFGVPVVLNPFLIIPFILSPLVAMTFGYFMTYFGLCPVMYVTMPWTMPPFLMGFLAAGGSLMAGITQLLAIVLSVLIYIPFVKMYEKNQNKMDQEVLNS, from the coding sequence ATGGAAAAGATGCAGAATCTTTTAAGCCGAATTGGTGAATGGAGTTCAAGAAATCGATATTTAGTTGCGATAAAAAATGCTTTTGAAATATATATGCCATTAATTATTATTGGTGCAATTGCAGTCTTATGGACAAATGTTATTGTCAATGATCAGACAGGATTGGGTGCAATTTGGCAACCAATCATGAATTTATCATTCTTAAATCCAGCTTTTAATGCGATTAACTTTTGTACAATGGGGATTATTGCATTAGGAATTACTTTTCTGGTTGGAAATGAACTTTCAAAGAGTTATCAATTAAGTTCTTCTTTTTGTGGATTTTTAGCTGTTGTTGCATGGGTTTCAATGTTAAACACATCAACAAGTATGATTAATTTACAAAATGAAACAATTACCATTTCAGGATTATTTTCAAGTGTATTAGGGACAGATGGTCTGTTTACTGGAATGGTTGTTGCAATATTGACAATAGAATTGTTTAGACTCTTTTATAAGGTTGATTGGTTAAAAATCAAATTACCTGAACAAGTTCCAGAAGGGGTATCTCGTTCTTTTGAATATTTATTACCAGCTTTTATAGTTTTGATTATAACATCTTTATTAAGTTTATTGATTCAAAAGACAACAGGTGTTTATATCAATGAATTAATCTTTAACTTAATTCAAAAACCATTAACATATGTTGGTGGATCATTACCAGGTATTTTATGTTTAACTTTAATCAGTGGTCTGTTTTGGACTGTTGGATTACATGGTGATAATATGATTGCTGGTGTGATTCAACCTATTACGTTAACACTTATGTTAGAAAATACAAATGCTGTTGAAGCAGGAAAAGCAGCAACAAATATTGTCAACTGGTCATTTTATCGAACTTTTTTAGCAACCGGTGGAACAGGTATGATTATCGGATTAACATTAGCTATCTTCCTTGTTTCTAAAAGAGCAGATAATCGTGCGATTGCAAAAGTTGCGATTATTCCAAACTTATTTAATATTGGTGAAATTAATATGTTTGGTGTTCCCGTTGTCTTAAATCCATTTTTAATTATTCCATTTATTTTATCACCACTCGTTGCAATGACATTTGGATATTTTATGACATATTTTGGATTGTGTCCTGTTATGTATGTTACAATGCCATGGACAATGCCACCATTTTTAATGGGATTCTTAGCTGCTGGGGGAAGTCTTATGGCAGGTATTACACAACTTCTAGCCATTGTATTATCAGTATTGATCTATATTCCATTTGTGAAGATGTATGAAAAAAATCAGAATAAAATGGATCAAGAAGTCCTTAATTCATAA
- a CDS encoding PTS sugar transporter subunit IIB, translating into MNEVYQSLLTPIIYQWAATHGNAKKGRSSCSLCFCNDHYHASIDFHKDNIIELRIIDKETQESLFYLHFQMKDMKMATENINAFFSFLQDNHTNESNVLSNVATMKDDLRILLSCTSGITTSYFAYLLENAINKCNHNVIVDAVSYTDLDNVQSRYDFIFLAPQISYQYAQMREKYGNKVFMIDSYDFATGNVEHVIQELIEEENER; encoded by the coding sequence ATGAATGAAGTTTATCAAAGTTTATTAACACCTATTATTTATCAATGGGCAGCCACTCATGGAAATGCTAAAAAAGGAAGAAGTTCTTGTTCTCTTTGTTTTTGCAATGATCATTATCATGCATCAATTGATTTTCATAAAGACAATATTATTGAATTAAGAATTATTGATAAAGAGACACAAGAGAGTTTATTCTATTTGCATTTTCAAATGAAAGATATGAAAATGGCAACAGAGAATATCAATGCATTTTTTAGTTTTTTACAGGATAATCATACAAATGAATCCAATGTTTTATCAAATGTAGCAACGATGAAAGATGACTTAAGAATTCTGCTCAGTTGTACATCTGGTATAACAACATCATATTTTGCTTACTTGTTAGAAAATGCAATCAACAAATGTAACCACAACGTGATTGTAGATGCAGTAAGTTATACTGATTTAGATAATGTTCAAAGTCGTTATGATTTTATATTCTTAGCACCACAGATTTCTTATCAATATGCACAAATGAGAGAAAAATATGGAAATAAAGTCTTTATGATTGATTCATATGATTTTGCTACTGGAAATGTGGAACATGTTATTCAAGAATTAATTGAGGAGGAGAATGAAAGATGA
- a CDS encoding SemiSWEET transporter, protein MIGTIAAVLTTLSFVPQAYQVIKTKDTSGISLGMYIAFVVGVFLWIIHGWNIQDYNLIGANAITFIFASIILTYKIKYK, encoded by the coding sequence ATGATAGGAACAATTGCAGCCGTTTTAACAACATTATCATTTGTGCCACAGGCATATCAAGTGATAAAAACAAAAGATACATCAGGAATTTCACTAGGAATGTATATAGCTTTTGTAGTAGGGGTATTTTTATGGATTATTCATGGCTGGAATATTCAGGATTATAACTTAATAGGAGCCAATGCCATTACATTTATCTTTGCTTCAATTATTTTAACTTATAAAATAAAGTATAAATAA
- a CDS encoding Cof-type HAD-IIB family hydrolase, which translates to MNLKKIIFFDIDGTIYSPSSKMVSKHVRDAIQKTMQLGHLCFISSGRPYSYLDSTIKEIGFDGYILASGAHIQYQNKDIQINAIESDIVNELLLLLKNNQIEYVVHTPFASYMHETFTAQSNFYKTNQEYLMISNDMIEKEIMDKVVKLEVHYDTAQHFHLLKSYCQILSYEVYHEIDSIDFFKKGHSKASAIKNLLNVVDGPIENTYCFGDGENDIEMFDIISYPIAMENAIEELKKKAKEICKSVDEDGVAYKLQELFQI; encoded by the coding sequence ATGAATTTAAAAAAGATTATCTTCTTTGATATTGATGGGACAATCTATTCGCCATCTTCAAAAATGGTTTCAAAACATGTTAGGGATGCTATTCAAAAAACAATGCAGTTAGGACATCTTTGTTTTATCTCATCTGGTCGTCCGTATTCTTACCTTGATTCTACTATAAAAGAGATTGGCTTTGATGGCTATATCCTTGCAAGTGGGGCACATATTCAATATCAGAATAAAGATATTCAAATCAACGCTATTGAATCTGACATTGTTAATGAACTTTTGTTGCTACTTAAAAATAATCAAATAGAGTATGTTGTCCATACACCTTTTGCAAGTTATATGCATGAAACTTTTACTGCTCAATCAAATTTCTATAAAACAAATCAGGAATATCTTATGATCAGCAATGATATGATAGAAAAAGAGATTATGGATAAGGTTGTAAAACTTGAAGTTCATTATGATACAGCACAACATTTCCATTTATTAAAATCTTATTGTCAAATATTATCTTATGAAGTTTATCATGAAATAGATAGCATTGATTTCTTTAAAAAAGGACATTCAAAAGCCTCTGCAATTAAGAATCTTTTGAATGTTGTTGATGGACCTATAGAAAATACTTATTGTTTTGGCGATGGAGAAAATGATATAGAAATGTTTGATATCATTTCTTATCCTATTGCTATGGAAAATGCTATAGAAGAATTAAAAAAGAAAGCCAAAGAGATATGTAAGAGTGTTGATGAAGATGGGGTTGCCTATAAACTACAAGAATTATTTCAAATATGA
- a CDS encoding aldo/keto reductase: MEMRTKVKLNNSNQMPILALGVWQSGKQTKQAVLSALKAGYRHIDTAAAYGNEEAVGEAIKESGIAREELFITTKLWNDDVRLGKTREALMTSLNKLGLDYVDLYLIHWPVNGYVDAYLEMENLMKEGYIRNIGVSNFKKHHLEDLLSQVHIIPAVDQMEFNPQMQDQELYQFCKENRIILEAWSPLGSGACLQIPAIQIIAERYQKTPAQIILRWLLQKGIVILPKSVHEERIIENANLFDFQLQDEDICLMDALNQNLRTGPDPDHFDF; the protein is encoded by the coding sequence ATGGAAATGCGAACAAAAGTGAAATTAAATAATTCAAATCAAATGCCAATTCTTGCATTAGGTGTATGGCAAAGTGGAAAACAAACAAAACAAGCTGTCCTTAGTGCTTTAAAGGCTGGATATCGTCATATTGATACAGCAGCAGCTTATGGCAATGAAGAAGCTGTTGGTGAAGCGATTAAAGAAAGTGGCATCGCCAGAGAGGAATTGTTTATTACAACAAAATTATGGAATGATGATGTACGTCTTGGTAAGACAAGAGAAGCATTGATGACAAGTTTAAACAAATTAGGTTTGGATTATGTCGATTTATATTTAATTCATTGGCCTGTAAATGGATATGTTGATGCTTACTTAGAAATGGAAAATCTAATGAAAGAGGGATATATTCGAAATATTGGTGTCTCTAACTTTAAGAAACATCATTTAGAAGACTTATTATCACAAGTTCATATTATCCCAGCAGTTGATCAAATGGAATTCAATCCACAAATGCAAGATCAAGAATTATATCAATTTTGTAAAGAAAACAGAATCATTTTAGAAGCCTGGTCACCATTAGGAAGTGGAGCTTGTCTACAAATTCCTGCGATTCAAATTATTGCTGAAAGATATCAGAAAACACCAGCGCAAATTATTTTAAGATGGTTATTACAAAAAGGAATTGTTATTCTTCCTAAATCAGTCCATGAAGAGAGAATTATTGAAAATGCAAATCTTTTTGATTTTCAATTACAAGATGAAGATATATGCTTAATGGATGCTTTAAATCAAAATTTAAGAACTGGACCAGATCCTGATCATTTTGATTTTTAG
- a CDS encoding MFS transporter has translation MMKFKDSYLAYLLMYLCYFLSLALFSGLISIYLMDKGYMASQVSFVVSCSFVLSMVFQPFIGYLNDHFAVKKVNGFCLFLSAILGISFIWMTNIYLIALVYSLALALFNGTNPVIERMATFSRFTYGHIRIWGTIGYALGSQIGGLIYQYISPESMYVCFSISLLLCILGIYGTSDIKRSENTQSQHKGSLKDVFLNQQLIMYLLVASLFYGITNINSTYLPAMFQNEGIAVDNVSTIIFFITLSELPIIFFSHKYMDQLTNKQLILGVMSLLMIQFFTYSFVHIQTIQIIVAILTKAVATMTFIMLNMKIVASLVDETHQMTALAIVSTFKNLASILFQSVGGFILDCSSYQTLFTFLLISSIVTFLICCLMKLPKGSEKRLFH, from the coding sequence ATGATGAAATTTAAAGACAGTTATTTGGCTTATTTGTTGATGTATTTATGTTATTTTTTATCATTAGCTTTATTTTCTGGACTTATTTCTATTTATTTGATGGATAAAGGATATATGGCATCACAAGTGAGTTTTGTTGTTTCATGTTCGTTTGTATTATCAATGGTTTTTCAGCCATTCATCGGTTATCTCAATGATCATTTTGCAGTCAAAAAAGTCAATGGCTTTTGTTTGTTTCTTTCGGCAATCCTGGGGATAAGTTTTATATGGATGACAAACATTTATCTGATTGCTTTGGTTTATAGTTTAGCCCTGGCTTTATTTAATGGAACCAATCCTGTCATTGAAAGAATGGCTACTTTTTCACGATTTACATATGGACATATTAGAATTTGGGGAACCATTGGATATGCTTTAGGATCACAAATAGGTGGTTTGATTTATCAGTATATATCACCTGAAAGTATGTATGTTTGTTTTTCGATTTCTTTACTTCTTTGTATTTTAGGAATATATGGTACAAGTGATATCAAAAGAAGTGAGAATACTCAATCACAACATAAAGGTTCATTGAAAGATGTTTTCCTTAATCAGCAATTGATTATGTATTTACTTGTTGCATCATTATTTTATGGAATAACAAATATCAATTCGACCTATTTACCAGCAATGTTTCAAAATGAAGGCATTGCGGTTGACAATGTTTCTACAATTATTTTCTTCATCACTTTATCTGAACTTCCAATCATATTTTTTTCACATAAATATATGGATCAACTGACAAATAAACAACTGATACTGGGTGTTATGAGTTTATTAATGATTCAATTTTTTACCTATAGTTTTGTTCATATTCAGACCATCCAGATTATCGTTGCAATATTGACCAAGGCTGTAGCAACAATGACATTTATTATGTTAAATATGAAAATTGTTGCATCACTTGTTGATGAAACACATCAAATGACAGCTTTAGCAATTGTTTCTACATTTAAGAATCTTGCTTCTATTTTGTTTCAAAGTGTAGGTGGATTTATTCTTGATTGTAGCAGTTATCAAACATTATTTACATTTTTATTAATAAGTTCAATTGTTACATTTTTGATTTGTTGTTTGATGAAATTACCTAAAGGAAGTGAAAAACGTTTGTTCCATTAA
- a CDS encoding MurR/RpiR family transcriptional regulator codes for MLITERLERCDFSNSERIIIDYILEKKLEIANMTAKAIAEATYTSPSTLIRIAHKMNFDGWNELKQAYLKETEYLESQVSDVDANIPFKRNETIMNIAQKIAVLEKESIDNTLSLITHDDLQKAIQIIRKSDCIHLFAVSNNLLITQEFKHQMSRIKKRVEIHALQSEIVFNACLSEPTSCALIVSYSGETDILNRCIRALKANSVPIIAITNIGDNTTARLSDCVLKICTREKLYSKISTYSTDTAIVYLLNVIYSCVFALNYDYNLNLKIESSRMIENGRFSTLNIIKEDENENPR; via the coding sequence ATGCTCATTACTGAACGTTTAGAACGCTGCGATTTTTCTAATAGTGAACGTATTATTATTGATTATATTCTTGAAAAGAAATTAGAGATTGCTAATATGACTGCTAAAGCGATCGCAGAAGCAACCTATACGTCTCCATCAACCCTCATCAGAATTGCTCATAAAATGAATTTTGATGGTTGGAATGAATTGAAGCAAGCCTATTTAAAAGAAACAGAATATTTAGAATCACAAGTCTCAGATGTAGATGCCAATATACCATTCAAGCGTAATGAAACAATTATGAATATAGCTCAAAAAATTGCTGTCTTAGAAAAAGAATCAATTGATAATACTCTTTCGCTTATTACTCATGATGATCTACAAAAAGCGATTCAAATCATTCGCAAATCTGATTGTATTCATTTATTTGCAGTAAGTAATAATTTACTGATTACTCAAGAATTCAAGCATCAAATGTCAAGAATCAAAAAAAGAGTTGAAATTCATGCATTACAAAGTGAAATTGTTTTTAATGCTTGTTTAAGTGAACCAACATCTTGTGCTTTAATTGTTTCTTATTCTGGTGAAACAGATATTTTAAATCGTTGTATTCGCGCTTTAAAAGCCAATTCAGTTCCCATCATAGCCATTACAAATATCGGTGATAATACAACTGCACGCTTATCAGATTGTGTCTTAAAGATATGTACAAGAGAAAAACTGTATTCAAAAATTTCTACATATTCAACTGATACAGCCATTGTCTATTTATTAAATGTTATTTACTCATGTGTTTTTGCGCTTAACTATGATTACAATTTAAATTTAAAAATAGAAAGTTCTAGAATGATTGAAAATGGTCGTTTTTCAACACTGAATATCATTAAAGAAGATGAAAATGAAAATCCGAGATAA
- a CDS encoding iron-containing alcohol dehydrogenase, translated as MINFEYQNPTRVVFGKGSIDKLSNEVLNFGNRVLLVYGGNSIKDNGTYDCIMTQLKKHCISVFELGGVKAATLDRVYEGIEICQHNQVEVVIGIGGGTCIDVAKSIALGAVNDVDIWDVLTRKIPWEDLNVLPIGAVVTVAGSGSEMDGNSEIDNPDTGVHGSIGSFMKTYPSFAILDPELTYSIPFQKTAYHGAEIMIQALEQYFCETQNTPIQDGFIEVICKVVMESLKTLKNDLKDYNARSQLMWASALVTNRILGRGKGAPWMAGPLSGIIDEKAGLNYTTAIAITFPKYMMVCYKDHLSLFKQFAIQVMGVSQEGKTCLEVAYEGAAQLQAFFDDMGLAHCLRDMDMPFETYHEFQNEIDEVAKREVISKDDLQKIVQLSIGGQ; from the coding sequence ATGATTAATTTTGAATATCAAAATCCTACCAGAGTTGTTTTTGGAAAAGGATCAATTGATAAGTTAAGTAATGAAGTTTTAAATTTTGGGAATCGTGTTTTATTGGTTTATGGTGGAAATAGTATTAAGGATAATGGAACATATGATTGTATCATGACCCAATTGAAAAAACATTGTATTTCTGTTTTTGAGTTAGGAGGCGTTAAAGCTGCGACTCTTGATCGCGTGTATGAGGGGATTGAAATCTGTCAACATAATCAAGTTGAAGTGGTTATTGGAATAGGAGGAGGAACGTGTATTGATGTTGCTAAATCTATTGCTTTAGGAGCTGTTAATGATGTTGATATTTGGGATGTTTTAACAAGAAAAATTCCTTGGGAAGATCTCAATGTTTTACCCATTGGTGCTGTCGTAACAGTCGCAGGAAGTGGTAGTGAAATGGATGGCAATAGTGAAATTGATAATCCTGATACAGGTGTTCATGGCAGTATTGGTTCATTTATGAAAACATATCCTTCATTTGCGATTTTAGATCCAGAGTTAACATATTCTATTCCGTTTCAAAAGACGGCTTATCATGGTGCAGAAATTATGATTCAAGCTTTAGAACAGTATTTTTGTGAGACTCAAAATACTCCTATCCAAGATGGGTTTATTGAAGTCATTTGTAAAGTTGTGATGGAATCATTAAAAACATTGAAGAATGATTTAAAAGATTATAATGCCAGAAGTCAATTGATGTGGGCAAGTGCACTTGTGACCAATCGTATTTTAGGTCGTGGGAAAGGTGCGCCATGGATGGCAGGACCACTCAGTGGTATCATTGATGAAAAAGCAGGATTGAATTATACAACTGCAATTGCTATAACATTTCCTAAATATATGATGGTTTGTTATAAAGATCATTTATCATTATTTAAACAATTTGCAATTCAGGTTATGGGGGTTAGCCAAGAAGGAAAAACATGTTTGGAAGTTGCTTATGAAGGAGCGGCACAATTACAGGCATTCTTTGATGACATGGGATTAGCTCATTGTTTAAGAGATATGGATATGCCTTTTGAAACTTATCACGAATTCCAAAATGAAATAGACGAAGTCGCTAAAAGAGAAGTCATTTCAAAAGACGATTTACAAAAAATTGTTCAATTATCAATAGGAGGACAGTAA